A region of Candidatus Neomarinimicrobiota bacterium DNA encodes the following proteins:
- a CDS encoding T9SS type A sorting domain-containing protein, with amino-acid sequence MRSVLVYITVYLIGSVILFSQIPAFPGAEGFGAYTTGGRFGDVYEVTNLNDSGSGSLREGVKRSNVTIVFKVSGYIDLKSTLKITGNNITIAGQTAPGNGICIRGYPTIIKGNNIIIRYLRFRLGDINSIKSDALDINDCKNIIIDHCSISWGADECASMYGNENVTVQWCMIGEGLDYMGHSCGGLWGGNSSYHHNLIYHNKTRNPKFAYTYENDITDYRNNVIYNWGEMSTYCSPTGKVNIINNYFKYGPSTQSEKPDQRNTIVYSEYNTKELYVNGNFVYGYPDVTQDNSLGVKGTPILVDDEFPVPPVTTHTAEEAYELVLQYAGSSKLRDAVDERVVNDVKNNTGHIIKRQSEVGGFPDLEGGEPLDDSDHDGMPDEWEKANGLDPDNPEDRNGDNDFDGYTNLEEYLNSLVNQPFEEIPPDTIEPGIPGNLSAKAYSSDRIDLTWDDNSYNERGFILQYSDDGWQSYSELVIPLCNLESFSITNLTCNTKYSFRIASYNTCGKSDFSNTSEDSTIGEGQYFLRCNIDGSGRVEFDPSGIMLDSLVSIYDSGQVVSIYAIPDSGFVFDRWSGDIESIDNPLSIKITRTINISAKFKIPPKDVPKKIDFGPGPVEEGFVRVDKTVQYTPGLGYGFENIIGLDQRDRGSPDNLRRDFVFSYSSMRFFLDVGNGSYKIRVIAGDYLSNAPNGPMDIYAEGIKVLDSLYSPGGSFQDTSFSIDVNDGQLELFFIHHKGEGHVWRINAIEVLELNEISEKDATILKGLRLYQNYPNPFNSYTLIKYEVPYKSYVRLTVYDLLGHEVLGLVDEEKPAGTYNVSLNASGLSSGIYIYVLSNGEEKIMRKFVLIK; translated from the coding sequence ATGAGGAGCGTATTAGTATATATAACAGTTTATCTTATAGGTTCTGTTATTCTATTTTCTCAAATACCTGCATTTCCGGGCGCAGAAGGATTTGGTGCTTATACTACCGGTGGAAGATTTGGTGATGTTTACGAAGTAACTAATCTAAATGATTCAGGATCTGGTTCTCTGAGAGAGGGGGTGAAAAGGAGTAATGTGACCATTGTCTTTAAGGTTTCAGGGTATATTGATTTAAAGTCTACACTGAAAATTACTGGTAATAACATTACTATTGCAGGTCAAACAGCACCTGGTAATGGTATTTGTATAAGAGGATACCCAACGATTATCAAAGGAAACAACATAATAATTAGATATTTAAGATTTCGACTGGGTGATATAAATAGTATAAAATCGGATGCCCTTGATATAAATGATTGTAAAAATATAATTATTGATCACTGTTCGATAAGTTGGGGTGCTGATGAATGTGCGTCAATGTATGGAAATGAAAATGTTACAGTTCAATGGTGTATGATAGGCGAAGGACTTGATTATATGGGCCATTCATGTGGTGGTCTGTGGGGTGGAAATAGTAGTTATCATCATAATCTGATATATCACAATAAAACTCGAAATCCAAAATTTGCCTATACCTATGAAAACGATATAACCGATTATAGAAATAATGTGATTTATAACTGGGGAGAAATGAGTACATATTGCAGTCCTACAGGTAAGGTGAATATAATAAACAACTATTTTAAATATGGACCATCTACGCAATCTGAAAAACCTGATCAAAGAAATACAATTGTATATTCGGAATATAATACTAAGGAACTCTATGTCAATGGTAATTTTGTCTATGGCTACCCAGATGTTACTCAGGATAATTCGCTTGGTGTGAAAGGTACGCCGATATTGGTGGATGATGAGTTCCCGGTTCCACCAGTTACGACTCATACAGCAGAAGAAGCATACGAATTGGTTCTTCAATATGCTGGTTCTTCGAAGTTAAGGGATGCTGTTGATGAAAGAGTGGTCAATGATGTGAAAAATAATACCGGTCACATTATAAAAAGGCAAAGCGAAGTGGGTGGTTTTCCGGATTTGGAAGGTGGCGAGCCACTTGATGATTCTGATCATGATGGTATGCCTGATGAATGGGAAAAAGCTAATGGCTTGGATCCGGATAACCCTGAAGATAGAAATGGTGATAATGATTTTGACGGTTACACAAACCTGGAAGAATACCTGAATAGTCTTGTAAATCAGCCATTTGAAGAGATACCTCCAGATACAATAGAACCGGGTATCCCTGGTAATTTATCAGCAAAGGCATACTCAAGTGATAGAATAGATTTGACTTGGGATGATAATTCTTATAACGAGAGAGGATTTATTTTGCAGTATTCTGATGATGGTTGGCAGAGTTATTCTGAATTAGTAATCCCTCTTTGTAATCTGGAATCCTTCTCAATAACGAATTTGACGTGTAATACAAAGTACAGTTTTCGTATAGCCTCATATAATACCTGTGGTAAAAGTGATTTTTCAAATACTTCCGAGGATTCCACGATAGGTGAAGGGCAATATTTTTTGAGATGTAATATTGATGGATCGGGAAGAGTTGAATTTGATCCCTCCGGGATTATGTTAGATTCTTTGGTTTCAATTTATGATTCAGGGCAGGTAGTAAGCATCTATGCCATCCCTGATTCAGGTTTTGTATTCGATAGATGGAGTGGTGATATCGAAAGTATAGATAATCCACTATCCATAAAAATAACTAGGACCATAAATATATCTGCTAAATTTAAAATTCCCCCTAAAGATGTACCGAAAAAGATTGATTTTGGACCAGGTCCAGTGGAGGAAGGATTTGTAAGGGTCGATAAGACAGTTCAATATACTCCGGGGCTTGGTTATGGATTTGAAAATATAATTGGTTTAGACCAAAGAGATAGAGGATCTCCTGATAATCTTAGAAGGGATTTTGTGTTTTCTTACTCATCCATGAGATTTTTTCTCGATGTAGGTAATGGATCGTATAAAATTAGGGTCATAGCAGGTGATTATTTATCTAATGCACCTAATGGTCCGATGGATATTTATGCAGAAGGAATAAAAGTACTTGATAGTCTTTATAGCCCTGGTGGTAGCTTTCAGGATACGTCATTTAGTATTGATGTAAATGATGGCCAATTGGAACTGTTTTTTATACATCATAAAGGTGAAGGACATGTTTGGCGTATAAATGCTATAGAAGTGTTGGAACTAAATGAAATATCTGAAAAAGATGCAACTATTTTAAAAGGTCTAAGGTTGTATCAAAATTATCCCAATCCTTTTAATAGTTATACCTTAATTAAGTATGAGGTGCCATATAAAAGTTATGTACGTCTAACAGTGTATGATCTATTGGGTCATGAGGTTTTAGGGTTAGTGGATGAAGAAAAACCAGCGGGAACATATAATGTAAGTCTTAATGCCTCAGGTCTATCCTCAGGTATTTATATTTATGTTCTCAGTAATGGGGAAGAAAAGATTATGAGGAAATTCGTTTTGATAAAGTGA
- a CDS encoding T9SS type A sorting domain-containing protein — protein MLRRMVCMILFVLIVLSAVVFSKARIMECLDRGFIAVKVTDENLNEYMFLSWRKFGTDPQNIKFNLYRDGSLLAKNLEKTNYFDSTGTTQNVYKIRTVIDGIEQNEEVIAQIWNKIYYEIPLNIPEGGKTPDGVSYTYNANDASVGDLDGDGEYEIVLKWDPSNSKDNSKRGYTGNTIIDAYDMDGTHLWRIDLGKNIRSGAHYTPFIVYDLDSDGKAELAVRTSDGAVDGQGNVIGDPDADYRNSSGYVLNGPEYLTIFDGETGEAITSVDYEPARGNVKDWGDDYGNRCDRFLMTVAYLDGVHPSLITCRGYYGPRTGFGVKNMVAAWNFSNGELELAWIFEAYIKLDANGNISEFKNVEYIGQGAHWTTAADVDNDGKDEIVYGACVIDDNGEGLYSTGLGHGDALHVSDMDPDRPGLEIFMPHESGGNGVTLRDAATGDLIFQYRIDADVGRGCAGDIRPDYRGFELWASNGCPLFTCKGENIGKSPGAINFVIYWDGDLKTELLDNLVVSQEYPSYKPLLHAYGCASNNGTKATPCLSADIIGDWREEVIFRKGDNSTLRVYTTTIPTEHSIYTLMHDPVYRIAVASQNVGYNQPPHPGFYLGEGMNEPPLPNIVYPSSNSIDEKADNNLFLPLGHKLLPSYPNPFNSSTFINFVISKESKIKLQIYDINGREVITLSNSRFAPGQYTLRWDGKDKVGANVPSGVYFVVLRDGVYKVSEKIVLIR, from the coding sequence ATGTTGAGAAGGATGGTGTGTATGATTTTATTCGTGTTAATAGTTCTTAGTGCCGTTGTTTTCTCAAAAGCTCGTATTATGGAGTGTCTTGATAGGGGATTCATTGCAGTTAAAGTTACTGATGAAAATTTAAATGAGTATATGTTTTTGAGCTGGAGGAAGTTTGGTACTGATCCGCAAAATATAAAATTCAATCTCTATCGTGATGGTTCGTTACTCGCTAAGAATTTAGAAAAGACAAATTATTTTGATTCTACTGGAACCACTCAAAACGTCTATAAAATAAGAACTGTTATAGATGGTATTGAGCAGAATGAAGAAGTTATTGCTCAAATATGGAATAAAATATACTATGAGATTCCGTTGAATATACCGGAAGGTGGTAAAACGCCTGACGGAGTAAGCTATACCTATAATGCTAATGATGCTAGTGTAGGTGATCTCGATGGTGATGGGGAATATGAAATAGTTTTAAAATGGGATCCAAGTAATTCCAAAGATAATTCGAAAAGAGGTTACACTGGAAATACTATAATTGATGCGTATGATATGGATGGGACACATCTCTGGAGGATTGATCTGGGGAAGAATATACGTTCAGGTGCTCATTACACACCGTTTATAGTTTATGATTTGGATAGTGATGGGAAAGCAGAGCTTGCAGTTAGGACTTCTGATGGTGCTGTTGATGGACAGGGGAATGTGATTGGGGATCCGGATGCAGATTACAGGAATAGTTCTGGATATGTGCTGAACGGGCCTGAGTATTTGACAATTTTCGATGGAGAAACAGGAGAGGCAATCACCTCCGTTGATTATGAACCAGCCCGTGGAAATGTTAAGGATTGGGGTGATGATTATGGCAATAGGTGTGATAGATTTCTTATGACAGTTGCCTATCTTGATGGAGTGCATCCAAGTTTGATTACCTGTAGAGGATATTACGGACCGAGAACAGGTTTCGGAGTAAAGAATATGGTGGCGGCATGGAATTTTTCGAATGGGGAACTGGAATTGGCGTGGATTTTTGAAGCGTATATTAAATTGGATGCAAATGGAAATATTTCAGAGTTTAAGAATGTGGAATATATCGGTCAGGGAGCACACTGGACGACAGCAGCAGATGTTGATAATGATGGAAAAGATGAGATAGTATATGGTGCATGTGTAATTGATGATAATGGTGAAGGTTTATATTCCACAGGTTTAGGTCATGGCGACGCATTGCATGTAAGTGATATGGACCCCGACAGACCTGGATTGGAGATATTCATGCCTCACGAGTCTGGTGGCAATGGAGTAACACTACGAGATGCAGCAACCGGGGATTTGATTTTTCAATATAGGATTGATGCTGACGTAGGGAGGGGATGCGCCGGAGATATACGTCCAGATTACAGAGGTTTTGAGCTCTGGGCGTCAAATGGATGTCCATTGTTTACATGTAAAGGTGAAAATATAGGGAAATCTCCAGGTGCTATAAATTTTGTTATATATTGGGATGGTGATTTAAAGACGGAATTGCTAGATAATTTAGTTGTTTCTCAGGAATATCCATCCTACAAACCCTTACTCCACGCTTATGGTTGTGCATCTAATAATGGTACAAAAGCGACTCCCTGCTTAAGCGCAGATATAATAGGAGACTGGAGGGAAGAGGTCATTTTTAGAAAGGGAGATAATAGTACCCTCAGGGTATATACGACAACCATACCTACAGAGCATAGTATCTATACTCTGATGCATGATCCGGTTTACAGGATTGCTGTAGCATCTCAAAATGTAGGTTATAATCAGCCACCTCACCCTGGATTTTACCTGGGCGAAGGAATGAATGAACCACCACTCCCAAATATTGTCTATCCCTCTTCGAACAGTATAGATGAAAAGGCAGATAATAATCTGTTTTTACCCCTTGGTCATAAACTTCTGCCAAGTTACCCAAACCCGTTTAATTCTTCGACATTTATAAATTTTGTAATTTCGAAAGAATCTAAGATTAAATTGCAAATATATGATATTAATGGAAGAGAGGTTATAACTCTTTCTAACAGCAGATTTGCTCCTGGTCAATATACCTTGCGATGGGATGGAAAGGATAAAGTTGGCGCAAATGTTCCATCGGGAGTATATTTCGTGGTTCTAAGAGATGGAGTATATAAAGTTTCTGAAAAAATTGTTTTAATTAGATAG
- a CDS encoding DUF4450 domain-containing protein produces the protein MRKALLFNLIFMYLLFGLILYGKDEYWHGVKRELRYSPGKKCIFITNGSKKFNRALYGTNTAFRVEAGDLPEFALYMPGMGGNIKLGLIVGDVSKWFTEFDTIKAFYKPGLMEYEIKDSIIGNALIKIEVLALAESEGCLIKVLPVEISNIKLVLAYGGASLKRFPRSGDIGAEPESVFYMLPEYCKNNEFEIEGNLFRTYLRNDRQRKLVSTSIVPNGSVIKISDCTGLESPLILANTEKKLYPVVVSITSVNECNTLFYLISKPEISVVNVENKYKKATAKIKEISSRFSIVTLDPYINNLDWTLLFAGDAIWEYPSYLHGAVAWRMRYNGWRGAYAGDFLGWHDRGRIHFKNYAKSQYIEPDSGPSMPDPEKNFARQKEIPGSAVFTKGYISRYPGRISKPSHYDMNQIFMDQLFYHFQWTGDWEFIKEMWPIIERHLEWEKRCFDWDKDGLYDSYASFWASDAIYYSGGGVTHSSAMNYKANRIASIIAKRIGKDYGEYEKEAEKIKKAVNKILWIKNMGHYAEYKDYLGEKLIHPSAGLWTVYHSIETGIGDMFQNYLNTRYVDHEIPHILLSAIGLEDSCEYYLLSTTNWMPYTWSVNNVAMAENVHTALAYWKAYRFDEAFRLFKSAILESGYLGSSPGNFQLLSFYDAFRGELYRDFADPVGITARTLVEGLFGVVPDALIDTLTIIPGFPAEWQSASIFHPSVSYAYEKGEDFTRIKIKQNFNTNFALRLLVKADRENIESVFINGASKEYKILNKVCNPFIEINDGYQKEYDIKIKWLGKAISKPIYEKTISVIDTLFIKANEAEVIDFYDPMNSTSYVDLRKRKIKVKFNNTGWKTVFVLLKQGNMEWWEPIDIEVVSPTEFIYKKISGGNLKVLIKNNSNQEIGGEFMFIGTKKRSYKHLKLAPCEVSDTIFVPDRYLITGRNKLIFKMEDFKVEDIVIDWSISLKKRGRVHLINLNKYYNDKLNNIFKKQYYFPRPDCPTLQIPVQGIGDWCSYSFYPEINDSGLRKMAGKDGVIELDNGIRFLSVGDSSKDNVVFVSKWDNYPDSVYIPVGVKAKHIYLLMAGSTNHMQSRIVNGEVGIVYENDKEEKIELKNPETWWPIEQDYYNDGFAFDVRYPHPLRIYLKTGKVTASYYDVLMKNRTRLIDGGASMVIDAPIVTDEKVKGIYIKAVANEVVIGLLSLTLVY, from the coding sequence ATGAGAAAAGCATTACTATTTAACCTCATATTTATGTACTTATTATTTGGACTAATATTGTATGGAAAAGATGAATACTGGCATGGAGTAAAAAGAGAATTGAGATATTCACCGGGCAAAAAATGTATTTTTATTACGAATGGGAGTAAAAAATTTAATAGAGCTTTATACGGGACAAATACAGCCTTTAGAGTAGAAGCGGGTGACCTCCCTGAGTTTGCCTTATATATGCCCGGAATGGGAGGAAATATAAAACTTGGTTTAATAGTGGGGGATGTTTCAAAATGGTTTACGGAATTTGATACGATAAAGGCTTTCTATAAACCTGGTTTGATGGAATATGAAATAAAAGATTCAATAATAGGTAATGCACTGATTAAAATAGAAGTACTTGCTCTTGCTGAATCTGAAGGATGTCTCATAAAAGTATTGCCTGTTGAGATAAGTAATATTAAGCTGGTTTTAGCATACGGAGGTGCTTCGTTGAAGAGATTCCCAAGAAGTGGTGACATTGGAGCAGAGCCAGAATCTGTATTCTATATGTTGCCGGAATATTGTAAAAATAATGAGTTTGAAATTGAGGGAAACCTCTTCAGAACATACTTAAGAAATGATAGGCAAAGAAAATTAGTATCAACCTCTATCGTACCAAATGGTTCAGTGATAAAGATATCAGATTGTACGGGGCTGGAATCGCCATTGATCCTGGCTAATACAGAGAAAAAGTTATATCCTGTAGTCGTAAGTATTACTAGTGTTAATGAATGCAACACGCTTTTCTACTTAATATCTAAACCGGAAATTTCTGTGGTAAATGTCGAAAATAAGTATAAAAAAGCTACTGCGAAAATAAAAGAGATATCCTCAAGATTTTCTATAGTTACTCTTGACCCCTATATCAATAATCTTGATTGGACACTTCTTTTTGCAGGCGATGCAATATGGGAATATCCATCATATCTACATGGTGCTGTAGCCTGGAGGATGAGGTATAATGGCTGGAGAGGTGCCTATGCAGGTGATTTCCTTGGATGGCATGATAGAGGGAGAATTCATTTTAAAAATTATGCTAAATCACAATATATAGAACCAGATTCAGGTCCATCAATGCCTGATCCCGAAAAGAATTTTGCAAGACAAAAAGAAATACCAGGTTCAGCAGTGTTTACAAAAGGTTATATAAGCCGATATCCAGGGAGGATTTCGAAACCAAGCCATTACGATATGAATCAGATATTTATGGATCAACTATTTTATCATTTTCAATGGACCGGTGATTGGGAGTTTATTAAGGAGATGTGGCCTATAATTGAAAGGCATCTTGAATGGGAGAAAAGGTGTTTTGACTGGGACAAAGACGGGCTTTATGACTCCTATGCTAGTTTCTGGGCAAGCGACGCGATATATTACAGTGGCGGCGGTGTTACTCATTCATCTGCAATGAATTATAAAGCAAATAGAATTGCCTCGATAATAGCAAAAAGAATTGGAAAAGATTATGGGGAATATGAGAAAGAGGCTGAGAAAATAAAGAAAGCTGTGAACAAAATTTTATGGATAAAAAATATGGGTCATTATGCAGAATATAAAGACTATCTCGGGGAAAAATTAATCCATCCTTCGGCAGGTTTGTGGACTGTATATCATTCGATAGAAACAGGAATCGGTGATATGTTTCAAAATTATCTTAATACGAGGTACGTGGATCATGAAATCCCCCATATTCTATTAAGTGCTATCGGATTGGAAGATAGCTGTGAATATTACCTTCTTTCGACAACCAATTGGATGCCCTATACCTGGTCGGTTAATAATGTAGCGATGGCTGAGAATGTACATACTGCTCTTGCTTACTGGAAGGCTTACCGGTTCGATGAAGCTTTCAGGCTTTTTAAAAGTGCTATTTTGGAGAGCGGATATCTTGGTAGTAGCCCTGGGAATTTTCAGCTATTATCATTTTATGATGCATTCCGGGGTGAACTATATCGTGACTTTGCAGATCCGGTCGGTATAACTGCAAGAACACTTGTTGAAGGTTTATTTGGGGTAGTGCCTGATGCTTTAATTGATACTTTGACGATAATACCTGGATTCCCAGCAGAGTGGCAATCTGCTTCTATTTTTCATCCGAGCGTATCTTATGCCTATGAAAAGGGCGAAGATTTTACCCGGATAAAAATAAAACAGAATTTTAATACTAATTTTGCATTAAGACTTCTGGTGAAAGCTGACAGGGAAAATATAGAGTCTGTTTTTATAAACGGAGCAAGTAAGGAATATAAAATTTTAAATAAAGTGTGTAATCCATTTATTGAAATTAATGATGGTTATCAGAAGGAGTATGATATTAAAATTAAATGGTTAGGGAAAGCTATTAGTAAACCGATTTATGAAAAAACAATATCTGTGATAGATACACTGTTTATAAAAGCAAATGAGGCGGAGGTTATAGATTTTTATGATCCAATGAATTCAACTTCCTATGTTGATTTGAGAAAAAGGAAGATTAAAGTAAAGTTTAATAACACAGGATGGAAAACAGTGTTTGTTTTGTTGAAGCAGGGAAATATGGAATGGTGGGAACCAATAGACATAGAGGTCGTAAGTCCGACAGAATTTATTTATAAAAAAATTTCCGGAGGTAATCTAAAGGTTTTAATAAAGAATAATTCAAATCAGGAAATAGGTGGTGAATTTATGTTCATCGGTACAAAAAAACGTAGTTACAAGCATTTGAAACTTGCACCTTGTGAAGTGAGTGATACGATTTTTGTTCCTGATAGATATCTAATAACTGGTAGAAATAAATTGATATTCAAGATGGAGGATTTTAAAGTAGAGGATATTGTTATAGATTGGAGTATTTCATTAAAGAAAAGAGGGAGGGTTCATTTAATCAATCTCAATAAATATTATAATGATAAGCTGAACAATATTTTTAAAAAGCAGTATTATTTTCCACGTCCTGATTGCCCAACCTTACAGATACCGGTGCAAGGTATTGGTGACTGGTGTTCTTATTCCTTTTATCCTGAAATCAATGATTCGGGATTGAGAAAAATGGCGGGGAAGGATGGTGTTATTGAATTGGATAATGGTATAAGATTCCTTTCAGTTGGAGATTCATCAAAAGATAATGTCGTTTTTGTAAGTAAATGGGATAATTATCCTGATTCAGTGTACATTCCTGTAGGTGTAAAGGCAAAACATATCTACCTTCTCATGGCTGGTAGTACCAATCATATGCAATCAAGAATTGTGAATGGAGAAGTTGGAATAGTGTATGAAAATGATAAAGAAGAAAAAATTGAATTAAAAAATCCTGAAACCTGGTGGCCCATAGAACAGGATTACTACAATGATGGTTTTGCTTTTGATGTTAGGTATCCCCATCCACTAAGAATTTATTTAAAAACAGGAAAAGTAACAGCTTCCTATTACGATGTCCTAATGAAAAATAGGACAAGGCTGATTGATGGTGGTGCATCTATGGTTATAGATGCACCAATTGTGACTGATGAAAAAGTTAAAGGCATATATATAAAAGCTGTTGCAAATGAGGTGGTAATAGGACTTTTGTCATTGACTCTTGTGTATTGA
- the rhaM gene encoding L-rhamnose mutarotase has product MKRYAFKMKLKPGCKDEYKKRHDNIWPEILELLKQQGINDFAIFYDKETDCLFAYQKISGDKDSQSLGNFEAMRKWWDYMSDIMETNEDSSPVSIPLEEVFYME; this is encoded by the coding sequence ATGAAACGATACGCATTCAAAATGAAATTAAAACCAGGCTGCAAAGATGAATACAAAAAAAGACATGATAATATCTGGCCTGAAATTCTTGAATTGCTAAAGCAACAGGGTATCAATGATTTTGCAATTTTCTACGATAAAGAGACAGATTGTCTATTCGCTTATCAAAAAATATCAGGGGATAAAGATTCTCAGAGTCTTGGTAATTTCGAAGCTATGAGAAAATGGTGGGACTATATGTCAGACATTATGGAAACAAACGAGGACAGCTCCCCTGTTTCCATACCTCTTGAAGAAGTATTCTACATGGAATAA
- a CDS encoding T9SS type A sorting domain-containing protein produces MKRLLSLTLIISVLTLFCFLQAQEMIGPVADTYISNDDQAARFSPDSTHGTETALLGRYLPDTRCKVPYIRFDVSDYKESYNLENVQIGLYTSMYKGVNNCSLLVYILTDDALDNWDEETTCFVNAPGIIHLDPPPLARVNFDPAKSRRITFALVPRDCTEIHQPDPEHSGYVNGIDYFYTDTSAALDNFINNVDGNGLLTFMILEHKDQDGDISIFSREDPEGRLPILVFETKPKTSIDRGRELKAATYRLEQNYPNPFNPVTTIEFELKEKGYTTLKVYNMMGQLVSTLIEGELSAGEHMIKFDGRKLPTGLYFYELKSGNFSEMKKMVLLK; encoded by the coding sequence ATGAAAAGGTTGTTATCATTGACATTGATTATTAGTGTATTAACTCTTTTTTGTTTCTTACAGGCACAGGAAATGATAGGGCCAGTAGCGGATACTTATATTTCAAATGACGATCAGGCAGCGAGATTTTCACCCGATAGTACACACGGTACAGAAACTGCATTATTAGGAAGATATCTCCCGGATACAAGATGTAAAGTCCCTTATATTAGATTTGATGTTTCCGATTATAAGGAAAGCTATAATCTTGAGAATGTGCAGATTGGTTTGTATACCTCAATGTATAAAGGTGTTAATAACTGTTCGCTCCTTGTCTATATTTTAACTGATGATGCATTGGATAATTGGGATGAAGAAACAACATGCTTTGTCAATGCTCCTGGTATAATTCATTTGGATCCGCCACCATTAGCAAGGGTGAATTTTGATCCTGCAAAATCCCGGAGGATAACTTTTGCGCTGGTTCCAAGGGATTGTACTGAAATTCACCAGCCGGATCCAGAACATAGCGGATACGTTAATGGAATCGATTACTTCTATACTGATACAAGTGCAGCGCTTGATAATTTTATTAATAATGTTGATGGAAATGGTCTGTTGACATTTATGATTCTCGAGCATAAGGATCAGGATGGTGATATCTCAATATTTTCAAGAGAGGATCCCGAAGGAAGGTTGCCAATATTAGTTTTTGAAACAAAACCTAAAACCAGTATAGATAGAGGTAGAGAATTAAAAGCAGCTACATACAGACTTGAGCAGAATTATCCAAATCCATTCAACCCGGTAACGACAATAGAATTTGAACTCAAGGAAAAGGGATATACAACATTAAAGGTTTACAATATGATGGGGCAACTTGTTTCAACACTGATTGAGGGAGAATTAAGTGCAGGCGAACACATGATTAAATTCGATGGAAGAAAATTGCCTACCGGGCTTTACTTCTATGAGTTGAAATCTGGTAATTTTAGCGAGATGAAAAAGATGGTTCTATTGAAATAA
- a CDS encoding glycoside hydrolase family 88 protein yields the protein MKKVKVIINLILISGLLLYKPILAQRIVNERIIRKVADRILDETSYEFINTKTGEKYKSLKNVKITPEVKVESKYNDWHYTNGVLHIAMIELSKTLNEKKYKEFVEKNFEFVFKNVKYFDPLYKKTLREDGDKWLKVRSINWHMFFRMIRLDDYGTMAASLLEVPDCMNNKNYRVYIQKAIDHLMNVETRLDDRTISRLWPHEKTIWADDLYMSVSLLARAGYYLDNNKYFDEAINQVISFDNYLWDDVKKLYYHCYYTDTKTNGVAHWARANGWIMMAITDLLTYLPENNPQRDKVIRIFNKQAEGIARYQSETGLWHQLLDKEDSYLETSASCMFIFCLARGVNKGWLIEDFAYVAEMGWRGVLSKVDEDGNIHDICVGTGIMPSLVFYYKRPTQVNIPMGEGPFLRAGAEILKMKRYRPEPARTKYDKIIKEAGVAK from the coding sequence ATGAAAAAAGTAAAAGTAATAATCAATTTAATTTTAATTTCTGGACTACTCCTGTATAAACCTATCTTAGCACAGAGAATTGTTAATGAAAGAATAATAAGAAAGGTAGCAGATAGGATTTTAGATGAAACTTCTTATGAATTCATTAATACGAAAACTGGAGAAAAATATAAATCACTAAAAAATGTCAAAATAACACCAGAAGTAAAAGTCGAAAGTAAATATAACGATTGGCACTACACCAATGGAGTATTGCATATAGCGATGATAGAATTATCGAAAACATTAAATGAAAAAAAGTACAAGGAATTCGTGGAAAAAAACTTTGAATTTGTTTTTAAAAATGTCAAATACTTCGATCCTTTGTACAAAAAAACTCTAAGAGAAGATGGCGATAAATGGTTAAAAGTAAGGTCAATAAACTGGCATATGTTTTTTAGAATGATCAGACTCGATGATTACGGTACTATGGCTGCAAGTCTACTGGAAGTACCAGATTGCATGAATAACAAAAACTACAGGGTATATATTCAAAAAGCCATTGATCATCTAATGAATGTAGAAACAAGACTCGATGATAGGACCATTTCAAGACTATGGCCACATGAGAAGACAATCTGGGCTGATGACCTGTATATGAGTGTTTCACTTTTAGCAAGAGCCGGCTATTATTTAGATAATAATAAATACTTCGATGAAGCGATAAATCAGGTTATAAGCTTCGACAATTATCTCTGGGATGATGTAAAAAAATTGTATTATCACTGCTATTACACGGATACAAAGACTAACGGCGTAGCTCATTGGGCACGTGCCAATGGATGGATAATGATGGCAATTACCGATTTATTAACCTACCTGCCAGAAAATAATCCTCAGAGGGACAAAGTGATTCGAATTTTCAATAAACAGGCTGAGGGAATAGCAAGATATCAAAGCGAAACTGGATTGTGGCATCAGCTATTGGATAAAGAAGACTCATATCTTGAAACATCAGCATCGTGTATGTTCATATTCTGCTTAGCACGTGGAGTAAATAAAGGCTGGTTAATAGAGGATTTTGCTTATGTAGCTGAAATGGGATGGAGAGGTGTATTATCAAAAGTCGACGAAGATGGCAATATACATGACATTTGTGTAGGAACGGGAATCATGCCTTCACTTGTATTTTACTATAAAAGGCCAACACAGGTAAATATACCAATGGGCGAGGGTCCATTCTTAAGAGCCGGCGCAGAAATATTAAAAATGAAAAGATATAGACCCGAGCCCGCAAGAACTAAATATGACAAAATAATAAAAGAAGCAGGAGTTGCAAAATGA